One genomic segment of Sminthopsis crassicaudata isolate SCR6 chromosome 2, ASM4859323v1, whole genome shotgun sequence includes these proteins:
- the RSAD2 gene encoding S-adenosylmethionine-dependent nucleotide dehydratase RSAD2, whose translation MWLLTLTGFAEKLLYVFSLQLTSLWKILIHLYSSLGTLLWSAGGKRSQHGKKRGGIKEGTAREDDVSGHSVNPVSVNYHFTRQCNYKCGFCFHTAKTSFVLPLEEAKRGLLMLKEAGMEKINFSGGEPFLHDRGEFLGKLVKFCKKDLKLPSVSIVSNGSLIRERWFKDYGEYLDILAISCDSFDEQINALIGRGQGKKNHVENLWKLRRWCADYKVAFKINSVINRFNMEEDMNEQIQSLNPVRWKVFQCLIIEGENAGQEALREAERFVISDEDFEKFLDRHKGISCLVPESNKKMKDSYLILDEYMRFLDCTRGRKDPSKSILDVGVEEAIKFSGFDEKMFFKRGGKYVWSKADLKLDW comes from the exons ATGTGGCTGCTCACACTCACAGGCTTTGCTGAGAAGCTACTTTATGTTTTCAGCCTCCAGCTGACTTCTCTATGGAAGATCCTGATACATTTATACTCCTCATTGGGAACACTGCTATGGTCTGCAGGTGGCAAAAGGAGTCAGCacgggaagaagagaggaggaataaAAGAAGGGACTGCAAGAGAAGATGATGTATCAGGGCACTCCGTTAATCCTGTCAGTGTCAACTATCATTTCACACGCCAGTGTAACTACAAATGTGGTTTCTGTTTTCACACTGCTAAAACATCATTTGTGCTTCCCCTGGAGGAAGCCAAACGAGGTCTCCTTATGCTTAAAGAAGCAG GTATGGAGAAGATTAACTTTTCAGGAGGAGAGCCATTTTTACATGATAGGGGAGAATTCCTAGGCAAGTTGGTGAAATTCTGCAAAAAAGATCTAAAACTCCCCAGTGTCAGCATTGTGAGTAACGGAAGCCTGATCAGAGAGAGATGGTTCAAGGATTATG GTGAATACCTAGACATTCTTGCTATTTCATGTGATAGTTTTGATGAGCAAATCAATGCACTGATAGGCCGTGGACAAGGGAAGAAGAATCACGTGGAGAACTTGTGGAAGTTGAGGAGGTGGTGTGCAGATTATAAGGTTGCTTTTAAGATCAATTCTGTTATTAACAGATTTAATATGGAAGAAGATATGAATGAACAAATTCAATCTTTAAACCCTGTTCGCTGGAAA GTGTTCCAGTGCCTTATCATTGAGGGTGAGAATGCTGGACAAGAAGCCCTGAGGGAAGCAGAGAGATTTGTTATTAGTGATGAGGACTTTGAAAAATTTCTAGACCGGCACAAAGGCATCTCCTGTTTGGTACCTGAATCTAATAAAAAG ATGAAAGATTCATACCTTATTCTGGATGAATAT ATGCGCTTTCTGGATTGTACAAGGGGCCGAAAGGATCCTTCTAAATCAATTCTGGATGTGGGGGTAGAAGAGGCCATAAAATTCAGCGGCTTTGacgaaaaaatgtttttcaaacgAGGAGGAAAGTATGTATGGAGTAAAGCAGATCTTAAATTGGACTGGTAA